Proteins encoded by one window of Phycisphaerae bacterium:
- a CDS encoding lectin like domain-containing protein, translating to MFGEIANLSQRGQRNQVNTFGIAKCALLLLCLSANISLAAGNSSALLSLAPINPEFTGWQSKAATFNLELRDTLGLIPSPIDRSHLLTQTRVLAQLEGLPPSYDLRDYGWVTPVKNQGDCGSCWAFGSYGSFESCLLKNAAETWDFSENHLKNYHGFDWGPCDGGNADMSTAYLARWSGPISEADDPYHDYDDRPSPGGPCRKYLEGVLWFFTASDIKNALMTYGGMYVTMYMSSAYYNSSEHTYYYNGSNSANHAVTLVGWDDNKAVTGAPSSGAWLVKNSWGTGWGNSGYFWISYYDSVAVKYSAAFYDAVSTESYTTNHQYDPLGWTTSAGYGTTTAWAANIFIATANEQLTAVGLYAGADATSYIIYIYDDFNGSTFSDLLGSVSGTLTNSGYHTIPLAPPINLTTGNDFSTVVKFTTPDYNYPIPVEMDFADYSSSATASPGQSYVSPNGAMFTDLTTYDGFENANVCIKGLAIIIPSPPIAEDVNVSTLLDTPVTITLRAIDDGLPNPPGVLSYIITSLPTNGSLIDPGAGGIIAVPCTLTSNGNQVIYTPATDYTGPDNFTFKANDGGTPPDGGDSNIATVSITVNPGRFTIFSEDFESGLGSFTIDNSFGDGSGLWHLTAICNSVLSGHSTPTSLYYGQNSTCNYDAGQTEGIVISPVISLAGASAILLEFNYMLETEQLSEFDIASVEVSENGGDFVEYLSNTAGTLQDSSGGWVPKTLDLSSMAGSNIQIRFRFRTIDDVYNTYPGFYVDDVNVTGAKYTISGHIRNECNVPVEGVLVDANNGGGQDTTDVNGFYEVQVNYNWSGTVTPTKNYYTFDPNWRSYADVLANQTEQNYQAANIYDLDCNGSIGFGDIGIISENWLDGPDLPGDFYKDEDDIVNFLDFAEFAQHWLEGNIP from the coding sequence ATGTTTGGGGAAATTGCGAATCTTTCCCAAAGAGGGCAAAGAAATCAAGTTAACACCTTTGGTATCGCCAAATGCGCGCTTTTACTGCTATGTCTATCAGCAAATATTTCACTGGCGGCAGGTAATTCCTCTGCTTTACTTTCACTTGCTCCTATCAACCCGGAGTTTACTGGGTGGCAAAGCAAGGCGGCTACTTTTAACCTCGAATTGCGTGATACACTCGGCTTGATTCCTTCACCAATTGACAGGTCTCATCTTCTAACTCAGACACGTGTACTTGCACAACTTGAAGGTTTACCGCCCAGCTACGACCTCAGGGATTATGGGTGGGTTACTCCCGTCAAAAATCAAGGAGATTGTGGCTCCTGTTGGGCTTTTGGCTCGTATGGGTCGTTTGAAAGTTGTCTCCTGAAGAACGCGGCAGAGACTTGGGACTTCTCTGAAAACCACCTGAAGAACTACCACGGTTTCGACTGGGGTCCTTGTGATGGTGGTAATGCCGATATGAGCACTGCTTATTTAGCTCGCTGGTCAGGACCGATTAGTGAAGCCGACGACCCTTACCACGACTATGATGACCGTCCCTCGCCGGGAGGCCCGTGTCGGAAATACCTGGAAGGGGTATTGTGGTTTTTCACGGCCAGTGACATCAAAAACGCTCTTATGACATACGGTGGTATGTATGTAACGATGTACATGAGTTCTGCATATTACAACTCATCCGAGCACACATATTATTATAACGGCAGCAACAGTGCTAACCACGCCGTGACCCTTGTCGGCTGGGATGATAACAAAGCTGTAACCGGTGCGCCAAGTAGCGGCGCCTGGCTCGTGAAGAATAGCTGGGGCACTGGCTGGGGTAACAGCGGGTACTTCTGGATTTCTTACTATGACAGCGTCGCTGTCAAATACTCGGCAGCTTTCTACGATGCCGTATCTACCGAGTCATACACGACTAACCACCAATATGACCCGCTGGGATGGACAACATCTGCGGGGTATGGCACTACCACCGCCTGGGCCGCCAACATTTTTATCGCTACTGCGAACGAGCAGCTAACGGCAGTCGGCCTGTATGCCGGTGCCGATGCCACTTCATACATAATCTACATTTACGACGACTTCAACGGCAGCACATTTTCTGACCTTTTGGGTTCTGTTTCCGGCACACTTACTAATTCGGGCTACCATACAATCCCTCTGGCTCCGCCAATCAACCTGACGACAGGCAATGATTTTTCGACAGTCGTAAAGTTCACCACTCCCGACTATAACTATCCTATTCCGGTAGAAATGGACTTTGCGGACTATTCCTCGAGCGCCACTGCCAGTCCTGGGCAGAGTTACGTAAGTCCCAATGGTGCGATGTTCACTGACTTAACGACCTATGACGGATTTGAGAATGCTAACGTATGCATCAAAGGACTGGCAATCATCATTCCGAGCCCGCCCATTGCTGAAGATGTTAACGTTTCAACTTTATTGGATACTCCGGTAACAATTACACTCCGGGCCATCGATGACGGTCTGCCCAATCCGCCGGGCGTCTTAAGTTATATTATTACATCACTGCCGACTAACGGCAGCCTGATTGACCCAGGTGCAGGCGGCATAATCGCTGTCCCCTGCACACTCACCAGCAACGGCAACCAGGTCATTTATACACCTGCAACCGATTATACCGGCCCGGACAATTTTACATTCAAAGCAAATGACGGGGGAACGCCCCCTGACGGCGGCGATTCGAATATTGCTACTGTTTCGATCACGGTTAATCCGGGAAGATTTACTATTTTCTCCGAAGATTTCGAAAGTGGCCTAGGCAGTTTTACCATAGACAATAGCTTCGGCGATGGTTCAGGATTGTGGCATCTGACTGCCATTTGTAATTCCGTCCTGTCCGGCCACTCTACGCCGACTTCGCTCTATTATGGCCAGAATAGCACATGCAACTACGACGCTGGACAAACTGAAGGGATAGTAATTTCTCCCGTAATCAGTCTGGCCGGAGCCTCGGCTATCCTGTTAGAATTTAACTATATGCTCGAAACAGAGCAGCTTTCAGAATTTGACATAGCTTCAGTGGAGGTCTCGGAGAACGGTGGTGACTTCGTAGAATATCTCAGTAATACTGCGGGAACTCTTCAGGACTCTTCCGGTGGCTGGGTTCCAAAAACATTAGATCTTTCGTCAATGGCAGGGTCTAATATTCAGATTCGCTTTCGGTTCCGGACGATTGACGATGTATACAATACTTACCCCGGTTTTTATGTCGATGATGTAAACGTGACTGGGGCAAAGTACACTATTTCCGGCCACATCCGGAATGAATGTAACGTTCCTGTGGAAGGTGTGCTGGTCGATGCCAATAATGGTGGCGGCCAGGACACGACCGATGTCAATGGTTTCTATGAGGTCCAGGTGAATTACAACTGGTCTGGGACGGTGACGCCGACCAAGAACTATTATACGTTTGACCCGAATTGGAGGAGCTATGCCGATGTTCTTGCCAACCAGACGGAACAGAACTACCAGGCCGCTAATATCTACGACCTTGATTGTAACGGCTCAATCGGTTTTGGTGATATTGGGATAATAAGTGAAAACTGGCTTGATGGTCCAGATCTTCCAGGTGATTTCTACAAGGATGAGGATGATATTGTTAACTTCCTGGATTTCGCTGAATTTGCACAACACTGGCTTGAAGGCAACATCCCGTAA
- the nusA gene encoding transcription termination factor NusA: protein MSQEITRIVDNIARDKNIDRESIFADLEEAMVSAVRKQFGEPESEITVHIDRTTGEITAFKDKVQIDMTHLGRIPAQTAKQVMIQKIKANERDSIYTEFSKRKGTIVSGSVVRYESGTLIVNLDHRAEGFMPKNEQIMGQSHHPGERIRCLILDVKETSGQVKIILSRTHPDFIRKLFELEVPEISENIIEIRALVREAGYRSKVAVASSDEKVDPVGACVGVRGSRIKNIVDELGGEKIDIVRWNESSQVLISNGLMPAKVSEIALCFELGRATVVVDEDQLSLAIGKHGQNVRLAARLTGWDIDILTPDEYNQGIERLTNCVKTAAGDDTLVDKLIALGVISVLDLEDVGAEPLVSELGIDAGLAEKLIATATEEARRLAAEPKKQAESLLEKQSDHQHDESALGKELEATDNEQTVTNNE from the coding sequence ATGAGTCAGGAAATAACAAGAATAGTCGACAATATAGCACGCGACAAGAACATCGACAGGGAATCCATTTTCGCTGATTTGGAAGAAGCTATGGTATCAGCGGTCAGGAAGCAGTTCGGCGAGCCGGAAAGCGAAATAACTGTACACATCGACCGCACCACAGGCGAAATAACGGCTTTCAAGGACAAAGTCCAAATTGATATGACACACCTTGGTCGAATCCCCGCCCAGACAGCCAAGCAGGTGATGATTCAGAAAATAAAGGCCAATGAAAGAGACAGCATCTACACCGAGTTCAGCAAGCGAAAAGGAACTATTGTCAGCGGCTCTGTTGTCCGGTACGAAAGCGGAACATTAATTGTTAATTTAGACCACCGCGCCGAAGGCTTTATGCCCAAGAACGAGCAAATAATGGGGCAGAGCCATCACCCGGGCGAGAGGATTCGATGTCTGATTCTTGATGTGAAAGAAACTTCAGGCCAGGTCAAGATTATCCTGTCACGCACGCACCCGGATTTTATCCGAAAATTGTTCGAGCTGGAGGTGCCGGAAATTTCAGAAAACATCATCGAAATACGTGCGCTGGTGCGGGAAGCAGGCTATCGAAGCAAAGTTGCAGTTGCCTCGTCCGATGAAAAGGTTGACCCGGTTGGAGCGTGCGTTGGCGTTCGTGGCAGCAGAATAAAAAATATAGTCGACGAGCTTGGCGGTGAGAAAATAGATATTGTCCGCTGGAACGAGTCGTCACAGGTGCTTATCTCCAATGGCTTGATGCCGGCAAAGGTCAGCGAAATTGCTTTGTGTTTTGAGCTGGGAAGAGCAACGGTAGTGGTGGATGAGGACCAGCTTAGCCTGGCTATCGGAAAGCACGGGCAGAACGTCCGGCTGGCGGCAAGATTGACGGGATGGGATATCGATATACTAACACCTGACGAGTACAATCAGGGCATCGAACGTTTGACAAATTGCGTCAAAACTGCGGCAGGTGATGATACGCTAGTCGATAAGCTGATAGCGCTCGGAGTTATATCGGTTCTGGATTTGGAAGATGTCGGGGCAGAACCCCTCGTTAGCGAACTGGGTATTGATGCCGGTTTAGCTGAGAAATTGATTGCAACAGCAACTGAAGAAGCTAGGCGTTTGGCGGCTGAGCCGAAAAAACAAGCGGAAAGCCTGCTGGAAAAGCAAAGTGACCACCAGCATGATGAATCTGCCTTAGGCAAAGAGCTGGAAGCGACAGATAATGAACAAACGGTAACAAACAACGAATAG